In one window of Cheilinus undulatus linkage group 23, ASM1832078v1, whole genome shotgun sequence DNA:
- the ppp6r2a gene encoding serine/threonine-protein phosphatase 6 regulatory subunit 2a: MFWKFDLHTTSHIDQLLDREDVTLRELMEEDDVLQECKAQNRRLLLFLSQDHCMQELVSLITTEPPADLEERSRFKFPNIACELLTSDVSIINDKLGADESLLEMLYHFLEQDPPLNPLLASFFSKTIGNLIARKTEQVITFLKKKEGFIGLVLKHIDASAMMDLLLRLISCVEPAPLRQEVLHWLNEEKLVQRLTELIHTGKDEERQSNASQTLCDIIRLSRDQANQMQENMEADPLLAVLESQESVAGLLKNMFEGERNEASIVNGTQVLLTLLETRRSGLEGLMDLYSQGFERSYTVNSSILNAIEPHLKDFQQLLLDPPKKSAILTTVGVLEQPLGNARLHVARLVAALLQTSAPSICQELCNLATMDLLLDLFFKYSWNNFLHFQVELCVAAILNHPSSEERPNPGLQNHDGKPAASNLEAPGEAVETGRTSDPQTSIHNALVAHLFQKCHLVQRILDAWEENDKIQAEGGTRRGNMGHLTRISNMVVQNLEKGPVQAQMADLIKELPEDCRGRWESFVDETLRETNRRNTVELVSTHNMHSSSEDDDMESPFPNDLSLQQAFSDYQIQQMTANFVDQFGFNDEEFSEHDENINATFDRIAEINFNLDADDNSANAAAFEACCKERIRQFDDAEEEEDIWEEKEMNYATQVKSRTRFGVTQTSEGSSRGSLENGGRERDHGSESDEDDDSEQNTSDSGHGWSANFRDSRGTAASQTPAGWESSGGAAETQGTGWANFTEFQPFSGTETEPRCSSPVSTGSSDAEKQAKQNHEKRGDVSASSGAWPVGAGKKAPLVASDSSSSGGSDSEEERGEDKNAAAPPVAAIASETPANKTADLKSEESPVSLEKLSLSDPPKASEQPPADDSPVATQTDRKEETPPPQEVSVNGPV; encoded by the exons ATGTTTTGGAAGTTCGACCTGCACACCACCTCCCACATCGACCAGCTGCTGGACAGGGAGGACGTGACGCTGAGAGAGCTGATGGAGGAGGATGACGTCCTGCAGGAGTGTAAGGCCCAGAACCGCCggctgctcctcttcctctcccagGACCACTGCATGCAGGAGCTGGTCAGTCTCATCACCACAGAGCCGCCAGCCGACCTGGAGGAGAGGAGTCGCTTTAA GTTTCCTAACATTGCATGTGAGCTCCTCACATCAGATGTGTCGATAATAAACGATAAACTGGGTGCAGATGAGTCTCTCCTCGAGATGCTTTATCACTTCCTGGAGCAGGACCCACCCCTCAACCCACTATTGGCCAGCTTCTTCAGCAAAACCATTGGGAATCTCATCGCCAGGAAAACCGAACAG GTGATTACCTTTCTAAAGAAGAAGGAGGGATTCATCGGTCTGGTGCTGAAACACATTGACGCCTCTGCCATGATGGACCTGCTGCTTCGCCTCATCAGCTGTGTTGAGCCTGCCCCCTTGAGGCAGGAGGTCCTCCAT tggCTGAATGAGGAGAAGTTGGTACAAAGACTCACAGAGCTCATCCACACAGGCAAAGATGAGGAG AGACAATCAAATGCATCCCAAACACTTTGTGACATCATCCGCCTTAGTCGAGACCAGGCCAATCAGATGCAGGAGAATATGGAGGCTGATCCACTATTGGCTGTACTAGAGTC GCAAGAAAGTGTAGCGGGGCTCCTCAAGAACATGTTTGAGGGGGAGAGAAATGAGGCCTCCATTGTTAACGGAACTCAAGTGCTACTTACCTTACTGGAGACCAGGAGGTCTGG GTTGGAAGGGCTGATGGATCTGTATTCTCAGGGTTTTGAAAGGTCTTACACTGTCAACAGCAGTATTTTAAATGCCATTGAGCCCCATTTAAAAGACTTCCAGCAGCTTCTTCTGGACCCCCCCAAG AAAAGTGCAATATTGACGACCGTTGGTGTTCTCGAGCAGCCACTGGGGAACGCCCGCCTTCATGTGGCCCGGCTGGTGGCCGCCCTGCTGCAGACCAGTGCCCCCAGTATCTGCCAGGAGCTCTGCAATCTCGCCACCATGGACCTACTACTG GATCTGTTCTTCAAATACTCCTGGAATAACTTTTTGCACTTCCAAGTGGAGCTCTGTGTGGCGGCTATCCTGAACCATCCTTCCTCAGAAGAGCGGCCCAACCCAGGCCTCCAGAACCACGATGGGAAGCCTGCAGCGTCCAACCTTGAGGCTCCAGGGGAGGCAGTGGAGACAGGCCGGACCAGCGACCCACAGACCTCCATCCACAACGCCCTCGTGGCACAT CTCTTCCAGAAGTGTCATCTGGTACAGAGAATCCTCGATGCCTGGGAGGAGAACGATAAAATACA GGCTGAGGGAGGCACCAGGAGAGGAAATATGGGTCATCTGACCAGAATTTCCAACATGGTGGTCCAAAACCTGGAGAAAGGACCGGTACAGGCCCAGATGGCTGACCTCATCAAAG AGCTTCCAGAGGACTGCAGAGGTCGCTGGGAGAGCTTTGTAGACGAAACCCTGAGAGAGACAAACAGGAGAAACACAGTGGAGCTG GTGAGCACACACAACATGCACTCGTCCAGTGAGGACGACGACATGGAGAGCCCCTTCCCCAACGACCTGTCTCTCCAACAG GCCTTCTCAGACTATCAGATCCAACAGATGACCGCCAACTTTGTGGATCAGTTTGGTTTTAATGATGAGGAGTTCAGTGAACACGATGAAAATATCAA cGCCACATTTGACAGAATTGCCGAAATAAACTTCAATCTAGATGCTGATGATAATAGT GCCAATGCGGCTGCTTTTGAAGCCTGCTGTAAAGAGAGGATACGCCAGTTTGACGAtgctgaagaagaagaggacatTTGGGAGGAGAAGGAGATGAACTATGCAACACAAGTTAAATCCAGAACAAG GTTTGGTGTGACCCAGACCTCAGAGGGAAGCTCCAGAGGCAGCTTGGAGAACGGAGGCAGGGAGCGGGACCACGGGTCTGAATCTGACGAGGATGATGACTCTGAACAGAACACATCAGATTCAG GTCACGGCTGGTCGGCAAACTTCAGGGACTCTCGAGGAACTGCAGCATCTCAGACCCCTGCAGGGTGGGAGAGCTCAGGGGGGGCAGCGGAGACGCAGGGAACCGGCTGGGCCAACTTCACGGAGTTCCAGCCTTTCTCCGG TACGGAGACTGAGCCCAGGTGCAGCTCTCCTGTGAGCACTGGCAGCAGTGATgctgaaaaacaagccaaacAGAACCACGAGAAAAGGG GAGACGTCAGTGCCTCCTCTGGTGCTTGGCCTGTGGGAGCGGGGAAGAAGGCTCCTCTCGTTGCCTCAGACAGCAGCTCCTCTGGGGGATCAGACAgcgaggaggagagaggagaggataaaaatgctgctgctcctcctgttGCAGCTATCGCCTCTGAAACCCCTGCCAACAAGACAGCTGACCTCAAAag cGAGGAGAGTCCGGTGTCTCTGGAGAAACTCTCTCTGTCAGATCCTCCTAAAGCATCGGAGCAGCCGCCCGCTGACGACTCACCTGTAgctacacagacagacaggaa AGAGGAAACGCCCCCGCCCCAAGAGGTGTCGGTGAACGGGCCAGTCTGA